A window of Chryseobacterium aquaeductus genomic DNA:
AATTAGCAAAACGCTATACATAAAAATAAAACTGTTTCTATTTAAATTGTTTGCCAAAGTTTGAAAAACGGTAAATAACCAGCCTATAATGAGTAATCCAAACCCAATTTTTGCCATCAACGGATTTACTTTTAATTCCCACTCTAAGGATGAAATATCTTCATTTTCATTACAAATTGCTGAAGTAATGTCTTCTTTTAATTTGATTTTGTTGTAATTTATTTTATTTGTTGCCACACTTTTTTGATACAAAATGGGCAAGTTTTGTTGTAATGGTAAATTTACTTTTTCAATTAATTTTTGGACAGATTTCCAATTTTTTTCGGAAAAATTGCCCAACCAAATCATCAGTCCATCTTTGCGAATAATATTCAAATCATAATTGTAACTTTTGGTTTTGCTATCATTTGTTTTACTATTCTCGGTAAATTCAAACGCTTTAAAATCAGATAAACTATTCTTGTATTCTTGTTTATTTTTGCCAGAAGTTACTATGAGTTCTTTGTTATTGGTTTTATAATATAAAGCGACAGAATACTGTTTTTCATACTGATTTATGGGATAACACAGTGAAGCAAAAAGTAAAAAAACACCCGCAAAGCCACTATAAAACAATACTACGGCAATTTTTGTTTTGCCTTCATATTCTTTAAAACTTTCGATGCCAGATTTTACAATTGGAATTAGCACCAACAAAAATAGGAGTGCAAAAATTTCCAACCATTTTGATGGTGGTTGTTGGGTAAAAAGCAAGCCAATATTGGTTTCGTTACATTCCATTGATGGCGTTTTCAAAAATGATTTGAAATTTTTCTGGTACTTGAATTTGATAATAGCCCAAGTCGTACTTCAGGTTTTTGGGTTGCAAATCGCCATCGAAATGAACAAAAAGGAATTTAAAATTTTCTTTTGCATCCGAATTAAATTCAATGGATAAAAAATTGCCAATGACATAATCTTCTCTCTGATAAGGCTCGTGTTGCAATACTTCTCCACAAATTTCGAAATCCTTATTTTGTGTAAGTTGTATTCTGTAATGATTAAGCTTTACAAACGATTCAGGCTGTTCTACATCAAAATCCCAAAGCAAATTGTTGGGCATTTTGTGGGTAACATTTTTTTGTCCCAACAATTCTAAAACCTTTTGATAACACGCGTCAAATGTTGTTTTTTCGTTTAAAACAATTGGAATAGAGCCAAAAAACAGTTCGTTTTGTGTTGGTTTTAAATAAGGCAAATTGCCAAAATTGTAGGTTTTAAATGTCATTGATAGTTACTTTATTTTAGAAGTAATCATTCCAAATATCAGCAGTTATGCCAAAACTATTTCCTTCGGTATCCAAAAGTGTGGCTCGCCATTGTTCTTTATCTTTAAAATAGGAATATACTTCAGGCAATGAAACTGCGGTTGCTCCATATTCAATTAATTTTTGAAAGGTTTCTTTTATTTCATCATCTTCTAAAAAATAGGAAATAAAGTTTGAATCAGTATTTAAATTTGGATCTAAAATTATTTCTATATTTCCAAGCGAATAATAAGCGCAACCATCTGCATCGTATAAATAGTTCAATCCTAACCCATTAGAATAAAAATGTGTTGCTCTTTTTAAATCTTTCACCGGAATTTGTATAAATTTTATACTTGTGGGTTTATTCAATTTTTTTTAATGATTTAATTTATAAACTATTTAGCCAAAAATTCTTTGTATTTTTCCATCAACTCATCGTCATACTTATCACTCCAATACAATAAGTTTCCCATAGTTTCAAATACAAAATCAGGAGTTACAAATGCTGCGTTTATACTAAATTTTATTTGCAAAAAATTGTTCGAAAAGTTAAAAGCACAGCCATCGCACATAAAATTGTTGAGTTCCAAAACTTCTTTATAAAATGCTTCGGGCAAAGTGCTTGGTAGTTCAAACAGTGGCGATTTAAACTCTACCATATGTCTAAAATCGTTGCTATCGTCAATCGGAATCATACGTTCTCTGGCAAAAATTACGGCAGAACCTCTTTTTAGTGCATACCATTCATGCTCTGCATCCCAACAATCGGAAATTGCTACCCCAAATTTGGAAATACCTTGTTCTAAAATTTGTTTAATATTGTTCATATTTGTTAATTATGTTTCACTTTTATTTATTTCAACATCCTTCTCTAATTTCATACACAATTTTCCAGTACACTTTTCCATCTATTTTGACAAACGATTTATCGATGCCGTCAAGTGTAAGTAAAGTGATTTCGCTGATAGGCAAAACACTGAATTCGTGTGCATCATCCAAATTAATTTCTTTGCGACGGTATTCGGCATTTTTATAATGTTTTTTGGAAATAGGATTAATTCTGTCTTTTTTGTAAAATTTTTGCATTATAATTTTATGGCTAATGTCTAATTCAATTTTATCAATATTAATAGCAAACCATCCTGAATATTCTCTTAAAATTTCTTTTTTGTTATTTTCGTTTTTATAAAAAGAAAACGATTTGTCAAGGTTTGAAAACACAAAAATATCATCATAATTATCAGCAACGGTGGTGGTGTACAACTGCCAATAACCTGATAAAGTTTCTTGATAATTGACATCAGAAGTTGGGATTATTATTGCATTTTCAAATAGTAAAATCTTATCAATATTGTGTTTTTCTTGTGGATTCAATTCGTTTTCGTCAATATTG
This region includes:
- a CDS encoding VOC family protein, which produces MNKPTSIKFIQIPVKDLKRATHFYSNGLGLNYLYDADGCAYYSLGNIEIILDPNLNTDSNFISYFLEDDEIKETFQKLIEYGATAVSLPEVYSYFKDKEQWRATLLDTEGNSFGITADIWNDYF
- a CDS encoding YbjN domain-containing protein, with translation MNNIKQILEQGISKFGVAISDCWDAEHEWYALKRGSAVIFARERMIPIDDSNDFRHMVEFKSPLFELPSTLPEAFYKEVLELNNFMCDGCAFNFSNNFLQIKFSINAAFVTPDFVFETMGNLLYWSDKYDDELMEKYKEFLAK
- a CDS encoding YARHG domain-containing protein, giving the protein MKSKFLIILLVMTFQNTFSQKQKSYSVNYLDDLSLFYLLDAKKVFAEESLAYLTKTELKYLRNLPYARKGMIFKDEALTQYFKKYPWYNPTKNNIDENELNPQEKHNIDKILLFENAIIIPTSDVNYQETLSGYWQLYTTTVADNYDDIFVFSNLDKSFSFYKNENNKKEILREYSGWFAINIDKIELDISHKIIMQKFYKKDRINPISKKHYKNAEYRRKEINLDDAHEFSVLPISEITLLTLDGIDKSFVKIDGKVYWKIVYEIREGC